CAAGGTCATCTCCGAATTGGGCAGCAAAGTCTATCCGCATCAGCAAGTAACGGTAGAACGCCAGGCCGCCGCCGAACAATCCAAGCGTGTCACCATCCTCATCAATAAGCCGGTCGGTTTTGTCAGCGGTCAAGCCGAAGATGGCTATACGCCGGCCGTGGCCTTGGTGAAACCGGAAAACCGTTGGACTGAATGTGCGGTCGACACCGAATTTCATCCGACTCAGTTACGCAGTCTGGTGCCGGCCGGCCGACTCGATATCGACTCGGTGGGCTTACTGGTCTTGACTCAGGATGGCCGCGTTGCCAAGCACTTGATCGGTGAAAATACTGTCGTCGAGAAAGAATATCTGGTACGCGTAGCCTATTCCAAAGCCGGTCGTCTGCCGGACTCGGATTTTCGTCTACTCAACCATGGCCTCAGTCTCGATGGTAAAAAATTGCTGCCCGCAAGGGTCAGTTGGCAAAATGAAGATCAGCTCAATTTCATCCTGCGCGAAGGTAAGAAGCGTCAAATCCGCCGCATGTGTGAAATGGTGGGCTTGAAGGTGCTCGGCCTGAAACGGGTACGTATCGGTAAGGTTCGCCTCGGCAATCTGCCTGAAGGTCAGTGGCGCTATCTGCGCGAAGATGAACAGTTTTAACGCTCCGACCTTGAGGTAGTTATCTCAATGACAGCCCACGCGCGATTTTTTATTAACCAAGCGGTGACGTGCGGGAACTTATTCGCGCTGGGCTGGTCTGATCGATTCACTCTGCTTTCGTGCCCGCTAGGAGCCTGAGCGGCAGAACGAGTCGAAGCGAAAAATCGGCTGAGCGAGGACAGATTTTGGCTATTTTTTACGTCAATACCGAGCGTATTGACTAAAAAATAGACGAAATATGGACCGCTCAGGTGATTTTGCAGCCGACTCCGTTCTGCCGCTCAGGCTCCTAGGACCATCGCTTATTTGGAGCTTCCTGCTGTTTGGCATTGAAGTACAGCGGTCGCAGTAAACTTATACTCTTAGTAAGCCATGCAAAAAATCTCTACCCTCTCGCGGGCGGCATTGCTGTTTCCGCTCTCGCTCGTGTGCTTTGAATTTTCAGTCTACATCGCCAATGACATGATACAACCGGGCATGCTGACGGTGATCCGCGAATTCGCCGCTGATCCGACGTGGATCGCTTCGGCCATGACCGCCTTTCTGATCGGCGGCATGCTGCTACAGTGGTTATTCGGGCCTTTATCGGATCGCATCGGCCGTCGCCCGGTCATGCTCGGTGGTGCGCTGTTCTTTATCTGCTCATGCTTGGCTACCCTGCTGGTCAACAGCATCGAGGGATTTATCGTGCTACGGGTGGCGCAAGGCATAGGATTATGCTTCATCAGTTCGGTCGGTTATGCGGTGGTGCATGAAGCATTTGAAGAAAAAGCGGCGATTCAGGTTACCGCACTGATGTCGAATGTCGCGCTGATTGCACCGCTACTGGGGCCGGTCGCCGGGGCGCTGTTGGTTGGATTAGTTGGTTGGCGCATGATTTTTGTGATCATCGCTGCGATTGCCGCGATTGGCTTTGTCGGTTTATTGGCGACCATGCCGGAAACAGTGCGCGTCAGTGATAAAAAAATCGCGCGCATGCAGATTTGGCACGATTACCAAACCGTGTTTCGTCACTGGCCATTCGTGCGCGCTGCCCTGTGCGGTCCTCTGCTGACCATGCCCCTGATCGCTTGGATCGCTCTCTCGCCGATGATCTTCGTGGCCGACCATGGCATGTCACTGACCCAGTACGGTTATGCGCAATTCCCGATTTTCATCTGTCTGATCATCGGCAATCTGTACTTGGCGCGGCAAATCCATGCGCGTCCGCTCGGCCATTCGGTGCGTCTCGGTTGGTATCCGATTGCAGCTGGTTTGGCCGTCATGCTGGCCGGGTCTGTGCTGTTTGAGAGTCCATATTTTCTCATCCCGGCGATCAGCCTGATCGCCTTCGGCGAAGGGATTTCGAATGCCGTCATCGTGCGCTTCACGCTCACGGAGAGCACGGTATCGAAAGCAACCGTGGCCGCAGCGATGGGCATACTCAATATGTGTATCTGGAGCGTCGGAATCGAAGTGTACAAGTTAGTCTATCTGCACACCGGCTTACTGGGCTTTGCAATATTATCGTGCTTGGCCTTAGGCGTGTATGCCATCCTTGCCCGCAGCGTCATCACACGGGCGATGGCCGTGCGCAGCGTCGACAGCGGCACGACCTGCAGTGCTTAAGCGTCGCTGTTGAAGGCGGCGGTCGGCGGCAGCTCAGTCGTCGACCAGCGGATCGAGCTCGGGAAACAAGACTTCGGTAAACCCGAACTGCGTCATGTCTTCAATACGCATGGGATACAGAATGCCTTGTAAATGATCGCATTCATGCTGGACCACACGCGCGTGAAAACCATCTACCTCACGGCAGATCGCTTGTCCGAACTGATCATAGCCCTCATAGCGCAGTGCCGTCCAACGCGGCACCAAGCCGCGTAAGCCCGGCACCGACAGGCAGCCTTCCCAGCCATCTTCGCGCTGTTCCGACAGCGGCGTCAGGCTTGGATTGATGAGTATGGTTTCCGGTACCTGCGGGGCATCGGGATAGCGCGGATTGGTTTGAAAACCGAAAATCACCAATTGCAGATCGATACCGATCTGCGGCGCGGCCAAGCCGACACCACCGACGGCACGCATGGTTTCAAACATGTCGGCGATTAATGCATGCAACTGCGGCGTGTCGAATTCGACTACCGGCTGAGCCACGCGCAGCAAGCGCGCATCGCCCATTTTGAGGAGAGGATGGCGCATGCTGGGCTCCGTTTCAACGACCGTTGCGAATTGAATCGAGGTAGGCGGAAAATTCTGCCGCAGTTTCTTTATGCTTGAGTCCAAGCGCAACGCTGGCCTTGAGATAGCCTAGCTTGGAACCGCAATCATAACGCGTCGCTTCCGGACGGTAAGCATACACCGGGAAATCCTTGAGCATGGCAGCGATGCCGTCGGTGAGTTGGATTTCACCGCCCGAGCCTTTACCCAAGGTTTCGAGGTAAGAAAAAATCCGCCCCGACAAAATATACCGACCGACTACCGCTAGGGTCGACGGGGCCACGTCCGGACGCGGTTTTTCGACTATCCCTTGCACCCGCTCAAGGCGCTCCTTGTACTCGGTGCCGCTGACGATGCCGTACTGGCTGGTGAATTCGCGTGGTACGTCTTGCACGGCAATGATGCTGCCGCCTTCGCGCTCATATTGCGCGGTCATTTGTGCCATCACCGATGGCTTACCAAGATCAGCATCCATCAAATCATCGGCCAACAGCACAGCAAACGGATCGTCACCGATGACTGGACGCGCGCACAGCACCGCGTGACCGAGTCCGAGCGCGGCAGTTTGTCGTATGTAAATGCAATTGATGTTTTTCGGGATGACATTGCGCACCAAATCGAGCAAGGCTTCTTTGCCGGCCGCTTCGAGTTCGCTTTCGAGTTCATAGGCTTTGTCGAAATGGTCTTCGATGGCGCGCTTGTTGCGACCGGTAATGAACACCATTTCGGTAATGCCGGCTTCGACGGCTTCTTCCACCGCGTATTGAATCAGTGGCTTGTCGACGATGGGCAGCATTTCTTTAGGTTGCGCCTTGGTGGCAGGTAAAAAACGACTGCCAAGACCAGCAACAGGGAAAACTGCTTTGGTAATTCTTCTCATTTCAGCTCCGGGAACAAAGTTGAAGCAAATCTGCTTCTGTCAAAATAGTGATGCCTAATTCTTGTGCTTTCACCAGCTTGCTACCAGCCTCTTCGCCGGCCAGCAGATAATTAGTTTTCTTCGAGACTGAACCGGAAACCTTGCCGCCGGCAGCTGCGATCATGGCCGCAGCCTGATCACGACTGAGGGTCGGCAGGGTTCCGGTGAGCACGAAGGTGTTACCCGCCAAGTGCCCTTCTACATCACTGCTCTGAGGCAAGCTGGCCAACAAATCCTCGCACAAAAGCGCCAGTGTCGACAAGCTGTTTCGGTTCGCAGTGTCGTCTAACCACCGCAGTAAAGCGGCATTCACCTCGGCCGGTAAGCCGAAATCGGTGTATCCACCGCCGCTGAATTGCGCCAGACTGGCCAAGCTAAGGCCGCGTTCTTGCAATTGGCGACAACGCGTGAGCGTGAGTTTGGGAATCGCCAAGGCCGCCAATAATTCGGCTGGCTGCAAACAATCGCGCAGTTTCGCGCTCGGTGCGTGCTCGTCGCTTGCTTGTACATCGGCCGCCAACAAGGCATCGAGCGCCTGTTGGTTTTTTGTTTCGGCAAAAAAATCAGCAATCGATACGGCCACCGTCGCGCCGATATCGGGTAACACGCGCAGCAGGCTGACCGGGGCCCGTCGTACCAGCGCCAAACTGCCTAGCCAGTCTGCCAGCGTCTTGGCGGTCGATTCCCCGACATGGCGTATGCCGAGTGCAAACAGCAGACGATCGAGTGGCGGGCGCTTGCTGGCGGCAATCGCGGCGATTAAATTCTCAGCCCATTTGCTGGCGATTTTTCCTTGCGTGACACTTTCCGGCGTGATGCCATCGCGCTCATCGGCACGCTGTTTCATGGCCAGCAAATCACTCAGACTGAGCGTGTACAGGTCGGCGATGCCGTGTACATACTCGAGTTCGACCAAGTGATCGATGTAGCGCTCACCGAGGCCATCGATATCCATCATGCGGCGTGCCGCGAAATGGCGCAGCGCTTCTTTGCGCTGGGCCGAGCAGAATAAACCGCCGGAGCAGCGCGCAATCGCCTCGCCGGCTTCGCGCACCACATGCGAACCGCAGACCGGGCAGGTTTTCTGCATTTCAAAAGGTGGCGGGGCCGGTTGCGGACGGCGTTCCAATACCACGCCGACCACTTCAGGAATGACGTCACCGGCGCGGCGGACGATGACGGTATCGCCCACCCGCACGTCTTTGCGGCGCGCTTCGTCTTCATTGTGTAAGGTGGCATTGGTGACGGTCACGCCGCCCACAGCTACCGGTGCCAAGCGCGCCACCGGCGTCAAGGCACCGGTGCGACCGACTTGTATATCGATTCCCAACAGTATGGTCAGCGCCTCTTCGGCCGGAAATTTATGTGCCAAGGCGAAGCGCGGCGCCCGTGCGACGAAACCGAGTTCGGTTTGCGCGGCAAAGTCATTGACCTTGTAGACCACGCCATCGATTTCATAGGCTAAGGCGGCACGCCGATTTTGCATGTCGCGATAAAATTCCAACAAGGCCGAGGCACCGCGCACCACGGCATTGTCGCGGCATACCGGGATGCCGAGCTCGGCATACCAATCGAGTAAGCCACGCTGCGAAGCCGGCAGCGGCGCAGCTTCGAGCATGCCTATGCCATAGGCAAAAAAACTCAGGCTGCGCTGGGCCGTTACTTTTGAATCGAGTTGGCGCAAGCTGCCGGCCGCAGCATTGCGCGGATTGGCGAACTCTTTGGCACCGGCAGCACGTTGGCGTTCATTGAGGCGGGCAAAATCGGCCTTGAACATCAAGACTTCTCCGCGCACTTCGAGAATTGCCGGCGGATTAGCCGATTGCAAGCGTAATGGAATGCTGCGCACGGTGCGTATATTGGCCGTTACATCTTCGCCGGCAAAACCATCGCCACGCGTGGCAGCTTGAGTAAATACGCCGTCAACATAACGCAGATTGATGGCCAAGCCATCGAATTTCAAATCGATGGCGTACTCGATGTCGGCGGTACTGCCCAGGCTTTCGCGTACCCGTTTATCGAAACCGAGCACATCCTCAGCGGCAAAGCCATTATTGAGCGACAACATAGGCACGGCATGCTTGACTTGCGAAAATTCCGGCAAGGCGGCACCGCCAACGCGTTGGGTCGGCGAATCGGCCACCAGTAATTCGGGAAAAGCTATTTCGAGCTGCTGCAGTTCGGCGAACAGCTTGTCGTATTCGGCGTCGGGCAGAGTCGGATTATCGAGCACGTAGTAAGCGTGGCTATGTAAGTTGAGCTCGTCGCGCAAAGCTGCGGCGCGCAAAGCCGCAGTAGCAGCCGGCGTGGCCGCAGCAGAAAAGAAATCGTCTTGCATGGACTGGTGCGCGCGGCTCAGCTGAACAGACGCTGGGCGCGTACCGAACCGGCGGCGATCTGCGATTCCGCCATCGCCGCATAAAATTCATTGACTTGACCGGCGATTTCATCGAGCGCGGCTTTCGATATCGGCGCATTGCCATCGTCGACCACGGTACCACCGAGACGGGTGGCGAGCGAGCGAGCACAGGCTGCCATGGCACCGAAACCATCACGCGAGGGAGCGACACACGGCACATCGAGCAAGAGCGTCAAGCGAGCAGTCAGGGTTTCGCTGACACCGACATTGGTGGAGAGCGTAAACAAACTGCCGCCCTCACCGTCTGGCATCATCAACCGTCCATCCGGGCGCTGGTCGAATCCCATTTTCTCCAAGGCTGACAGCAAGGTATTCAAGGCCCAAGGCGCGCCATTGGCGGCGATATTGACGCTCAATTGCGCATCATGTTCGGCGACGAAATGGTGCAGCTCGCGCGCTTGCAAAATGACCTGCGTCATGTCGGGAATATCGGGGTGGGCATTGAGATTATCGGCAATCGCACGCAATTTCATGATGAATTCCGAATACTCGAGCTCACTCAGTGGCCCGCTGCGGCTGACCATCTGTATGCCGGCAAACAGGCTGGTGTAGGCGCTGCCAGTAGCAATGACATCGCGTTGACCATCACTGCACAGGCCGATGAAATGCACGGGCTTTTTGCCGATGTATTTCAATTCCGCGATTTCGCTGAGAATTTTTTCGCCACGGACTGGCGTTTCAAATTCCAAGGGCACCACACAATCGATCAGCTCATCGACCGGCAATTCTTTTTCCGGGCTATTGCGCGGCGTAGTGTGGCTCTCTGCTGCCGACTCGGACGGTGGCGCTACAGCCAACTCTTCACACTCCGCGACGGCAGAAGGGCCGTCATCGAGCACCGGCTCTTGGCGTTGCAAGTTGTCGGTGATTGCTGCACTTGGTTGCAGCAACACATCGTCACCGCCATCGGCAAAGGCATTGTCGACGGTTTTCTTGGCCTTATATTCTTGCCATTTATTGAAAACCACTACGGCGACCACCAAGCTGCCACCAACTGCTAATAAACTTAATTGAAAATCTGTCATGCCGCTTGAACCTCAGTAGCAAAATGAACGGCGGATTCCATATCCACCGCCACAATTCGGGAAACCCCCTGCTCTTGCATGGTGACGCCGATCAACTGCTGCGCCATCTCCATTGCAATTTTGTTATGGGAGATAAATAAAAATTGGGTATTCACCGACATCCGTTTCACCATATTGCAGAAACGTTCGGTATTTGAATCATCGAGCGGCGCATCGACCTCATCGAGCAGGCAAAACGGTGCCGGATTGAGTTGGAACATAGAAAATACCAGGGCCGTCGCGGTCAATGCTTTTTCACCACCCGACAAGAGGTGAATGGTGGCGTTTTTCTTGCCCGGCGGTTGCGCCATGACTTGTACGCCGGAATCGAGAATTTCGTCGCCGGTCATGATCAAACGCGCTTGGCCACCGCCAAATAAAATCGGAAACAATTCGGCAAAATGATGATTGACCTTGTCGAAGGTGTCTTGTAACAGTGCCCGTGTTTCGATGTCGATCTTGTGGATCGCATCTTGTAAGGTGGTGATCGCTTCGCTTAAATCGGCATGCTGTGCATCGAGGAAAGTCTTGCGTTCGCTGGCTTGTTTCAACTCATCGAGCGCCGCCATATTCACAGCACCGAGGGCGGCGATGGCATTATTGAGTCGCGTCACTTCGCCTTGCAGGTAGGATGGTCTCAAATCGGCATGCAATTTTTCTGACAGCTTGGCTTCATCGACTTCAAAATTGCGCAATTGCTCTGCAAATTGCTCCTGTGCCAGGCGTGCCGCCTGTTCCTTGAGTTGCAATTCCACGATGCGGTCGCGTTGTGGCTGCAAACTGCGCTCGGTCTGGGTTTTATTGTCTTCGTGCGTGCGCAATTGTTGCGTCAATTGATCGAGCTCATGGCGTGCATCGGCCAGCGCACGTTCTTGATCGCTGCGGCGGTCGAGCAAATCCTGTAAGCCGGCTTGGGCGGCTTGGTCATTCATGGTTTCGAGTTCGAGTTGACCTTGCTGCATGCTGGCAAATAATTGGGCCGACTGCTCGCGCGCCGTGCTGATATTTCTACGCAATTCTTCCATCTTGCTACGGTGCGACTTTTCCGCAAACGCCGCCTCTTGCGCCGCCAATTCCAAGTCGCGCAAGCGTTGCCGCGCCTGATTCAATTGCTGCTCTTTTTCCAGATAGATGGTTTGGCCGTCTTCATGCGCTTCTTGCACCTGAGCCAATTCCATGTCGAGCATTTCAAACTTTTGCTCGGATTCGGCGCGCGCCTGTTGCTGTTCGCTTTCTTGCGCGGCGATTTCGGCCAAGTCGTTGCCGATTTGGGTACTGCGCTGATTGAAGCGACTTTGCACTTCTGCTAACTTCATGGTTTCTATCTGCAAGCTATGGGTCGTTTGCGTCAGACTGGCCACGCGTTGGCGCAATTCTTGTAATTGCTGACTGGCTTGACTATAGAGAGCCTCGGCACGCACTGCGCGTGCCTTCGCTTGTTCGGCCAGCAATTGGCGCGCCCGGCATTGTTTGCCCAGGTTGTCGATTTCCTGTTGCCGCCCCAGTACGCCATCTTGTTCCGAATCGGCGGCATAAAAGCGCACACTGCTACGCGCAATCAAATGCCCTTCGCGGGTGACAAAACTGGCACCGGGCGGCAGTTTGCTACGGTCAAGAAAGGCTGAAGTGAGGTCTGCCGCGACATAAATATGTGCGAGCCAGTCTTGCAAGACACCACGCACGCCGGCGTCATTGAGCTGCAGCAGGTCAATAAATGGCTTCAAGCCAGG
The sequence above is drawn from the Undibacterium sp. CCC3.4 genome and encodes:
- a CDS encoding MFS transporter, producing MQKISTLSRAALLFPLSLVCFEFSVYIANDMIQPGMLTVIREFAADPTWIASAMTAFLIGGMLLQWLFGPLSDRIGRRPVMLGGALFFICSCLATLLVNSIEGFIVLRVAQGIGLCFISSVGYAVVHEAFEEKAAIQVTALMSNVALIAPLLGPVAGALLVGLVGWRMIFVIIAAIAAIGFVGLLATMPETVRVSDKKIARMQIWHDYQTVFRHWPFVRAALCGPLLTMPLIAWIALSPMIFVADHGMSLTQYGYAQFPIFICLIIGNLYLARQIHARPLGHSVRLGWYPIAAGLAVMLAGSVLFESPYFLIPAISLIAFGEGISNAVIVRFTLTESTVSKATVAAAMGILNMCIWSVGIEVYKLVYLHTGLLGFAILSCLALGVYAILARSVITRAMAVRSVDSGTTCSA
- the smc gene encoding chromosome segregation protein SMC, producing the protein MRLTSIKLSGFKSFVDPTHFQVPGQLVGVVGPNGCGKSNIIDAVRWVLGESKASELRGESMQDVIFNGSTHRKPAGRSSVELIFDNSLGKAAGQWSQYGEIAVKRTLTRDGTSTYYINGQAVRRRDIQDIFLGTGLGPRAYAIIGQGMISRIIEARPEELRIFLEEAAGVSRYKERRRETENRIHDTHENLVRVDDILRELNANLEKLQAQAVVANKFHELQGDQEEKQKLLWLLRKNEAAAEQHKHFTEIEKTQLDLEEQTARLRHVELELDQMRQAHYAVGDRMHQAQGHLYQTNAEIGSLEAQIKFVIESRSRLQVQLQSLTAQRDQWQHQSVQLQDSLDMAEIEVEELAMRAEQASETALSQHDTLPALELSWRQAQVSTTESRATIMQMQQQIELESAHQRNASNILNTLAARKERLQQEKHGLALPDSSHLENLQYQLEEKQQVMEDLTLQLEQAQHNLPDLEEQRKLAQQEVQRDAAELAQLEARLLALKQLQEKVQTQGKVQPWLDKHELGSLPKLWQKLHIEGGWETALEAVLRERTAALEMSNLDWAKAFFNDAPPAKLAVFSPQIQASQQLAEPGLKPFIDLLQLNDAGVRGVLQDWLAHIYVAADLTSAFLDRSKLPPGASFVTREGHLIARSSVRFYAADSEQDGVLGRQQEIDNLGKQCRARQLLAEQAKARAVRAEALYSQASQQLQELRQRVASLTQTTHSLQIETMKLAEVQSRFNQRSTQIGNDLAEIAAQESEQQQARAESEQKFEMLDMELAQVQEAHEDGQTIYLEKEQQLNQARQRLRDLELAAQEAAFAEKSHRSKMEELRRNISTAREQSAQLFASMQQGQLELETMNDQAAQAGLQDLLDRRSDQERALADARHELDQLTQQLRTHEDNKTQTERSLQPQRDRIVELQLKEQAARLAQEQFAEQLRNFEVDEAKLSEKLHADLRPSYLQGEVTRLNNAIAALGAVNMAALDELKQASERKTFLDAQHADLSEAITTLQDAIHKIDIETRALLQDTFDKVNHHFAELFPILFGGGQARLIMTGDEILDSGVQVMAQPPGKKNATIHLLSGGEKALTATALVFSMFQLNPAPFCLLDEVDAPLDDSNTERFCNMVKRMSVNTQFLFISHNKIAMEMAQQLIGVTMQEQGVSRIVAVDMESAVHFATEVQAA
- the def gene encoding peptide deformylase — translated: MRHPLLKMGDARLLRVAQPVVEFDTPQLHALIADMFETMRAVGGVGLAAPQIGIDLQLVIFGFQTNPRYPDAPQVPETILINPSLTPLSEQREDGWEGCLSVPGLRGLVPRWTALRYEGYDQFGQAICREVDGFHARVVQHECDHLQGILYPMRIEDMTQFGFTEVLFPELDPLVDD
- a CDS encoding pseudouridine synthase, yielding MTELVRLSKRMSELGLSSRREADEWIARGWVRVDGKVISELGSKVYPHQQVTVERQAAAEQSKRVTILINKPVGFVSGQAEDGYTPAVALVKPENRWTECAVDTEFHPTQLRSLVPAGRLDIDSVGLLVLTQDGRVAKHLIGENTVVEKEYLVRVAYSKAGRLPDSDFRLLNHGLSLDGKKLLPARVSWQNEDQLNFILREGKKRQIRRMCEMVGLKVLGLKRVRIGKVRLGNLPEGQWRYLREDEQF
- a CDS encoding cell division protein ZipA C-terminal FtsZ-binding domain-containing protein yields the protein MTDFQLSLLAVGGSLVVAVVVFNKWQEYKAKKTVDNAFADGGDDVLLQPSAAITDNLQRQEPVLDDGPSAVAECEELAVAPPSESAAESHTTPRNSPEKELPVDELIDCVVPLEFETPVRGEKILSEIAELKYIGKKPVHFIGLCSDGQRDVIATGSAYTSLFAGIQMVSRSGPLSELEYSEFIMKLRAIADNLNAHPDIPDMTQVILQARELHHFVAEHDAQLSVNIAANGAPWALNTLLSALEKMGFDQRPDGRLMMPDGEGGSLFTLSTNVGVSETLTARLTLLLDVPCVAPSRDGFGAMAACARSLATRLGGTVVDDGNAPISKAALDEIAGQVNEFYAAMAESQIAAGSVRAQRLFS
- the galU gene encoding UTP--glucose-1-phosphate uridylyltransferase GalU; translated protein: MRRITKAVFPVAGLGSRFLPATKAQPKEMLPIVDKPLIQYAVEEAVEAGITEMVFITGRNKRAIEDHFDKAYELESELEAAGKEALLDLVRNVIPKNINCIYIRQTAALGLGHAVLCARPVIGDDPFAVLLADDLMDADLGKPSVMAQMTAQYEREGGSIIAVQDVPREFTSQYGIVSGTEYKERLERVQGIVEKPRPDVAPSTLAVVGRYILSGRIFSYLETLGKGSGGEIQLTDGIAAMLKDFPVYAYRPEATRYDCGSKLGYLKASVALGLKHKETAAEFSAYLDSIRNGR
- the ligA gene encoding NAD-dependent DNA ligase LigA; amino-acid sequence: MQDDFFSAAATPAATAALRAAALRDELNLHSHAYYVLDNPTLPDAEYDKLFAELQQLEIAFPELLVADSPTQRVGGAALPEFSQVKHAVPMLSLNNGFAAEDVLGFDKRVRESLGSTADIEYAIDLKFDGLAINLRYVDGVFTQAATRGDGFAGEDVTANIRTVRSIPLRLQSANPPAILEVRGEVLMFKADFARLNERQRAAGAKEFANPRNAAAGSLRQLDSKVTAQRSLSFFAYGIGMLEAAPLPASQRGLLDWYAELGIPVCRDNAVVRGASALLEFYRDMQNRRAALAYEIDGVVYKVNDFAAQTELGFVARAPRFALAHKFPAEEALTILLGIDIQVGRTGALTPVARLAPVAVGGVTVTNATLHNEDEARRKDVRVGDTVIVRRAGDVIPEVVGVVLERRPQPAPPPFEMQKTCPVCGSHVVREAGEAIARCSGGLFCSAQRKEALRHFAARRMMDIDGLGERYIDHLVELEYVHGIADLYTLSLSDLLAMKQRADERDGITPESVTQGKIASKWAENLIAAIAASKRPPLDRLLFALGIRHVGESTAKTLADWLGSLALVRRAPVSLLRVLPDIGATVAVSIADFFAETKNQQALDALLAADVQASDEHAPSAKLRDCLQPAELLAALAIPKLTLTRCRQLQERGLSLASLAQFSGGGYTDFGLPAEVNAALLRWLDDTANRNSLSTLALLCEDLLASLPQSSDVEGHLAGNTFVLTGTLPTLSRDQAAAMIAAAGGKVSGSVSKKTNYLLAGEEAGSKLVKAQELGITILTEADLLQLCSRS